The genomic window CGCCATGGATCTGGACCTGACGCTGCTCGACGACAGCCCGATCTACGCGCTGCCCGTGCCACAGCATCGCATCCTCGCGGTACTGGCCGAGCGGGCCGCCGAGCTCGGGGCCGAGATTCGCTGGGGCCACGAGGTTCTCGGCATCGAGCAAGACGACGATGTCGCCGTCGACGTCGCGGGCCCGGACGGAAACTATCGGCTGCGGGCCCGCTATCTCGTCGGTGCCGACGGTGCGCACAGCGTCACGCGCAAGCTGTCGGGCATCGGGTTTCCCGGCGTCACCTACGACCGGACGACGGTGCGATCCGCGCACGTCACCCTTCCCGCGGCATCCCTCGACCCCGAGACAGGCGCACTCCAGGTTCCGGGATACGGCGCCATCCGGCCCTTCCAACCGCACCGCACCGAGCACGGCGGGTTCTCCTACGCGCCGCTGCCCGGCCATCCACCGCTGGTCAGCACCACCGAATGGGATCAGGCCGAAACCCACGCGCCGATGAGCCTCGACGAAATGCGAGCGAGCATCCATCGTGTGCTCGGCGCCGAGGTTCCATTGGACGCGCCGCAAGGCCGAGGCCCGCACGTGTTGCGCCGGCTGACCGGTGGAAACACCCGGGTGGCCGAGCGATTCGCGCACGGCCGGGTGTTCCTGATCGGCGATGCCGCCCACGTCTACGCGTCCGGCGGCGGTCCCGGCCTCAACGTCGGCCTGCAGGACGCGGTCGGCCTCGGCTGGAGACTCGCCGCCGAGATCGACGGCCACGCCCCGCCCGAACTGCTCGCCGGCTACGAGATAGAACGCAAGCACGCCGCCCGCCGCATGGTGATGAACGCGCGAGCGCAATCCGCGCTCATCGCGCCCGGCCAGGACGTCGAGGGATTGCGCGAGCTGTTCACCGAACTCCTCCGCGACCGAAACACCGTGCAGCGTCTCGCGGATCTGATCGCGGGCGCGGATGTCGAGTACGACATGGGCGTCCCCGACGCGCACCCGCTGGTCGGCCGGTTCGCGCCGGATATGGATGTGCGCACTCCGCGCGGAACATTCCGCCTCGCGGAGCTGACCAGATCCGCACGCCCGTTGCTGCTCGACCTGACGGACGACGCTTCGGCCGCGACATCGCTCGCCGCGGAACCGTCGGCTCGCGATCGCATCGAGATGATCACCGGCACAAGCGAATCCGCTGTTACCGCCGTGATGATCAGACCCGACGGTTACGTCGTGTGGGCTTCCTCCTCGCGAAAACCGGCCGCCCCGGAATTGGCGGCGCTCCATGCCGCCGCGCAACGATGGTTCGGTGTGCCGATCCCCGGCTCGGCGGGATCGCACGGCTGACAGTCGTTCGGCGCGAAACGCGATCGTGCGATGTTTTGCGAATCGATGACGGGAATATGTCGATTGCGATCAGAAATCGCGAATTGTCTGCGCTGGCGGCGCCTGTCGAGTTATCGTCGGCAAGCTCACCGCCATGCCCGCGCAGATCGAAGCGCCCGCGGCGAGTGCCCAGGTCAGCGAACCGGTCAATATCACAACGCCGCAGGCCAGAGCCGTGGCGATGAGGGCGCACAGCACGGCCGTACCGCGCTCGATGCCGATTATCCGGCGAGCTCGGTCGTTCCGTGAATTCATATCGTTGTGATACCCCGAAGCCCCGTGATTGAAACGTGATTTCTTGTTTCGTGTCGTGGGACGGTGTTATCAATTGCGCCGGTATCGAACTCACTGCCTGATCAGCCGCTGACCCGCTCGGCTCGCCTGTTCCTGACCGCGGTCGCGCGATAGTGCGCGGGCGGCACGCCGTAGCGCCGCACGAAGGACTGACGCAGCGTCTCGGCGGAGCCGAAACCGCAGCGCGCCGCCACCGCGGCGATCGGCGCGTCGGTGCTCGCCAGCAGGTGTGCCGCCGCCTCCACCCGGGCTCGGCGCACGTACCGGCCCGGCGTCACCCCGGCATGCTCGACGAACAACCGCGTGAGGTGTCGCGCGCTGGTCCCTTCGCGTGCGGCGAGCGCGGCCGTGGACAGATCACCGGACAAGTTCGCGGCGATGTGCGTCGCGACCCGTCGGACCAGTGCGTGCTCCGCCATGGGCTCGGCGGTGAACATGCTCATCTGCGCCTGATTGCCGGGCCGCTGGAGATAGGTGACCAGCCCGCGGGCGACGTGGCGGGCGAGTTCGGCGTCGTGGTCCTCCTCGATGAACGCGAGCATCAGATCGAGCGCGCTCGTCATGCCCGCCGCTGTCGCGATGTGGCCGTCTCGGATGTAGATCGGATCAGGATCGACCGTGACAGCCGGGTGCGCGGCGGCCAACTGGTCGGCCGCTATCCAGTGCGTGGTGGCCCGCTTCCCGTCGAGCAGCCCCGCCGCGGCCAGCACACTCGCGCCCGTGCAGACCGAGGACACCCGCCTGCTGACCGCGGCGAGGCGCCGGACGTGCGCCACCAGCCGCTGGTTCGCCGCGGCCCGTCGATGGCCGAGGCCGCCGGAGACGACGAGGGTGTCCAGCGGACCGGTCGACCGTTCCAGCGAGCGCTCCCCCGCGAGGCGCAAACCGGAGTCGCAGGTGATCGCCCGGCCGCCGGGCGTAACCAGGTGCACCGAGTAGGCGGGGTCGGCGCCGAGCCGGTTGGCGCCGTCGAGCGTGGAGGTGACACACGCGATGTCCAGCAGCTCGGCGCCGTCATAGCCGATGACCGCCACGCTACGCATTCCGTCACTGTAGGCCGGAGACGGGCGCTCGTGGCGGTTCGGACCGGTATCCCAAGAAAACGGACATCCTTGCGCCGCGTGGTCGTCCGCGTGCGCGCATCGAGGGAGCGTGAACGAAGCGATCGACGGAGGGTGGCGCGATGGATGTCCGGACGGAATCGAAGCGGGAGAGCGGACCGTCGTCGGTGGTCGCCGCTGCCCATCGCTGGCCGAGCGCGGTCGCGGTGGTGGTGACGGTCCTCGTCTGGCCGAGCGGCGCGGAACAAACCGTCCGGGTCCTCGCGGAAATGCTCGTGCTACTGCCGATGATCTACCTGCTGACCGCCGCCGTCGGCCGTCCCCGCGTGGTATGGCTCGTATTGGCCGCGCTCGGCGCGTCTTTCGCGCTCGTCGGCACTCAGGACCGGGTGCCGTTCTCGTTCGTTCTCGCCGCCGTCGCGGCGGGCGCGGTCGGCTGGGCATGGGCGTTCGACAGGCTCGATCGCGTGTTCTGGACGCAGATCGCGGGCACGCTCGTGTTCGTGGCGATCGCGCTGGCCGCCCAGCACACCGACCCGACCGCGGCGCGCTACCTGGTCGCTGCGGGCTGGATCGGCCACGGACTCTGGGACTTCGCGCATCACCGCGCCAACCGCGCCGTGGCCCGCTCGTTCGCGGAGTTCTGCGCGGTGGTCGACGTGCTGATCGGCGCCGCCGTCCTGCTCGTGCCTTGAGGGATCAGCTCGCCTCGCGACAGTGAATTCCGCTCGTTCGCAACTCCTTTGACATGTCATGCCTGCCGCGCTGTGGTCGAACGGGTCGTCTGGCTATCTCGCAGCTCATTCGAGGCATTCGATCGTTCGATCTCGCGCCCGCACCGTAGTCCTCTCGCTCTTGTGCGTGGTCGTGCGTTTCACATATCGGACCGTTCCGGCTTTTCGCAGGAAGAACGCGGTTACACGCGACTCACATTCGGCGTAGCGTCGAAGACTAGGGGCGTGATGTGACTCAGCCCACCTCTGAACGAGTGAGGCTATAAGAGGGCTCCGTTTCGCACACGCGCTGATATCGAGTGGATGGCAAACCAGGAGTGACCATGAAGGGTGGAGCGAGATTGGCGGCGGGGGTGGCAATCGGATACGCGCTGGGCCGCACACGCAAAATGCGGCTGGCGATGATGCTGGCGGGCGCGGGATTGAGCAGGCAGGCGGGGGGCCCGCAGGAGCTCCTGCAACGCGGTGCGTCGGTGCTCGGGTCGTCGAAGGAACTGACCAAGATCACCGACACGATTCGCGGCGAGCTGATGGACGCCGCGCGGGCCGCGGCGGTCACCGCCGCGAGCAACCGCATCGACGCGTTGAACGCACGCCTCCAGGGGCGCGGCGAGAGCGCCGAGGCGGAGGAAGACACCGGCGAGGAAGAGCGGCCCGAAGACGCGGACGACTACGCCGAAGAGGACTACGAATCCGACGAAGACCGAGAGGACGAAGAGGAAGACGAGGAGGACACCGAACCCGAGAAGGGCAAGAGGTCGTCATCCACCCGCGCGCGGACGCCCACGCGCCGTCGGGCCGCGGCGTCCAGCTCCAGGTCCAAGGCGTCCAGCTCAGGGGAGCGTAAGCCGACAGGCGCCCGACAGCGTCGAGCCCGCGCCGACACCGCGGACAGCGCGCCCGTGCGACGCACGAGGAGGTGACCGCAATGGCTGCGAAAGCACTCGAAGAGGTCACCCGCAAGCTCGGCGAGACCGCGACCGGAGCCGCGAGCAGGGCCAAGAAGACGGCCGAGTCCGGCACACCGCAGCAGCAGCTGCAGGACTCGCTGCGGAATCTCACGGGAACCATCGCCGAGCGTGCTCTCATGCGTGTCGCCGACCGGGTATCGGGAACAGCCGATCGCCTCACCCAAGTGGCCGAGGGCGGCGGCGGCAACCTGTTGTCGGCGTTGACCGGGGTCGAGAAGCTCGCCGAAGGCAAATCACCGATGTCCGCGGCGATGAGCGCGGGTGTGGAGAAGCTCAAGAGCTCCGCCACGGAGAAGTTCCAGGATGTCAAGGAGTCCCTGACCGGAGGCAAAGGCAAGGGCAGCGGCGGCAAGAAGCTCAAGCTGACCAATATCGTCGAGCACATCGATGTCGGTGTCCCGATCGACCTCGCCTACGACCAGTGGACCCAGTTCGCGGACTTCCCGAAGTTCATGAAGAAGGTCGAGCAAGTCGAGCAGGTCTCCGACGAGAAGCTCGAATGGTCCGGCAAGGTCTTCTGGTCCAAGCGGACCTGGAGTTCCACCATCGTCGAGCAGGTGCCGTTCGAGCGGATCGTGTGGCGCTCGAAGGGCCACAAAGGCTATATCGACGGCGCGGTGACCTTCCACGAACTCACCCCCGATCTGACGCGGATCATCGTGGTGCTCGAGTACCACCCCGCCGGGTTCTTCGAGAAGACCGCCAACCTCTGGCGTGCGGCCGGCCGCCGGGTTCGTCTGGAGCTCAAGCATTTCCAGCGTCACGTCATGACCGAGAGCGTGCTGCACCCCGACGACATCGTGGGCTGGCACGGCGAAATCCGTGACAAGAAGGTGGTCAAGGACGACGAGACAGCCCGTCGTGAGGAGGAGGAAGAAGGCGAGGACGAGGAACGCGACGAGGCCGGCGAAGGCGAGGAGCGCGACGAAGCCGAGGAAGAGGAGACGGACGAGGACGAAGAACCCGACGAAGACGAAGAACCTGACGAGGACGAGGGCGAACGAGACGAGGCCGAGGAAGAAGAACCCGACGAGGACGAAGACGAAGAACGCGACGAGGCCGAGGAAGACGAGGAAGCCGAGGAAGACGAGCGGCCCGCCCGTCGGCCCGCGGCGCGCCGGCGCACCACACCGGCGGTGCGTCGCACCACATCAGGGAGCAGGCGCGGCACCCCGGAACGCCGTTCGACCGCGCGCAGGAGGCAAGAAGCATGACTATCGAACCCGCGGGTGGCGGCGGCGTCGCGGCCCGCCCGAACTCTTCGGGCTTGGCCGACGTCATCGACACGATTTTGGACAAAGGCCTGGTCATCGACGCGTTCGTGCGCGTGTCGCTGGTCGGTATCGAACTGGTGACCATCGACGCCAGAGTCGTGGTGGCCAGCGTCGACACTTATCTGCGATTCGCCGAGGCCGTCAATCGACTGGAGATCTCCGACACCGAACCGAAGGGCCTGCCTGACCTGGTCGGCGAGGTCGCCAGCGGCGGTGCCAAGCACAAGACCCAGGGCGCGCTCGAGGCCGCCGGCGAGAAAGTCCTGAACTTCATGGACGACGTCGAGGCGAGGCGCGAGAAGCAGAGCCGGTCGACGAAACGCAGGGAGGATTGATGTCCACCGAACAAGCGACCGAAGCGCGAGAGAAGGAAAGCGCTGGGAGTACCGCGGTGTACGTCTACGGGATCGTGCCCGCGGATGTGGAACCCGAGGAGCAGGCCTCCGGTGTCGGCGAGCGCGGCGTCAGTGTGGTGCGACACGGGGAGATCGCCGCGTTGGTCAGCGAGATCTCGACCGACCGCCCGCTCGGCACCCCTGCCGACATGACCGCGCACGCGGAGCTGCTGGACGGCTCGGCCGCCGTGGTACCGGTGCTGCCGCTGCGGTTCGGAGCCGTCATGTCCACCACGGAAGCGGTGGAGAAGGAGCTGCTCGAGGCCCACGAGGACGAATTCCGCTCGGCGCTCGAGGAATTGGAAGGTCGGGCGCAGTTCGTGGTCAAGGGTCGCTACGTCGAGAAGACGATCCTGCGGGAACTGCTCGACGAGAACGCCGAGGCGGCTCGGTTGCGTGACGCGATCCGTGACAAGGACGCGGATGCCACGCGCGACGCCAGGATGGCGCTCGGCGAGATCATCAACCAGGGCATCGAATCGAAACGAGCCCAGGACACCCGCCGGGTGCTCGATGCGCTCGACGAGCTGGAACCCCTGGTCAACGAGCGGCCCCCGACCCATGAGCAGGACGCGGTGCACGTCGCGATCCTCGTGGAGGTGGCCAGGCAGGGCGACTTGGAGGACGCGTTGGCAAGGCTCGCCGACGAGTGGGAGGACCGCGTGACCTTTTCGCTGCTCGGCCCGATGGCGGCTTACGACTTCGTGATGAAGCGCGCACCGGAAGGGGAGGGCTGACCGGTGGGGTTGATCTCGGCGATCGTCACGTTGCCGCTCGCTCCGGTCCGCGGCGTGATCTGGCTCGGTCAGGTCATCCAGGACGAAGTCGAACGGCAGCTGAACGATCCGGCGACCATCCGGCGTGAGCTCGAGGCGATCGACGAGGCCAGGGCGGCCGGTCAACTGTCCGAGGAAGAGCACGCGCAGGCCCAGCAGGCCGTTCTCGACCGGATGATGCGCCCGCGCGGCAATGCCTGACCGGAAGGAGTGATCCGAGTGTGCGCCCGGAGAGCGGATGACGAGACCGAGGACGGCGGCGGCCGATCGCCTTGCCGGACCGCCGGGCAGGCGGCCGCGGTGGCGATCGCGGCGCTGGCCGAGCTGACTTCGAAGCAGGCCGAGGGAGCGACCTCGGCCGAGCCCATCGAGGAGGGCTGGCTGGTGGAGGTCGAGGTGCTCGAGGACCGTCGCATCCCCTCGTCGGCGGACATGCTCGCGCTCTACGAGGTCGAGCTCGATTCGGACGGGAATCTGGTGGCGTACCGCAGAACCCGGCGTTACAGCCGTGGTAGCACCGATATCGGCGCGAGGGGTACGCCATGACCGTCGTGAACAGCGGATCACCGGCGCCGGAGCCGTACGGCGGCGGCCACCGGTCGACGAACCTCGGCGACATCCTCGAGCGGGTCCTCGACAAGGGCCTGGTCATCGCGGGCGACATTCAAGTCAATCTGCTCGATATCGAACTCCTCACGATCAAGCTGCGACTGGTGGTCGCGTCGCTGGAAACCGCGAAGGCGGTGGGCATCGACTGGTGGGAGACCGATCCCTGGCTCAACAGCAAGGCACGCGCCCTCGAGCGGCAGGACCACGATCTCGAACTCGAGAACCAGAAGCTGCGCGATCGGATCGCCGAACTGGAATCGCGAAAGGAGATCGGCGGCAAGCCCATCGAGCGCGCACGCGAACGGGAGGAAGAGCGAGGCCGTGACTGACGCCGACGGAGTCTGGCTGTACGCGGTGACCAGCGCCGCGGACCTCGGGGAAGACCTGGGCGACCTGACCGGCGTGGCCGGGGAGGCGGTGCGGGCGGTGGTATCCGGCGATCTCGCGGCAGTCGTGGGATCGGTGCCGCTCGCGGTCTTCGGTGACGAGCCGCTGCGCCGGAATCTGGAGGATCTGACGTGGCTGGAGGCGACGGCTCGGGCTCACGACGCCGTGGTCTCCGCGCTGGCGCGACGGGGCGCGGCCGTGCCGCTGCGCTTGGCCGTCGTGTTCCTCGACGACGACCGAGTGCGCGGCATGCTCGACGAACGCCGCGCGGCCTTCGAGTCGGCGCTGGACCTGATCCGGGGGCGGACCGAGTGGGGCGTCAAAGCCTACGGCGACCGGGCCGCGCTCACCGCCGCGGTGGCCGAGGCCGATCTGGCCAGGACCGAAAGAGGCGGCGCGGGAACGGCTTATCTGCTACGGCGGCGCGCGCAGTTGTCCGCGCGCGAAACCGTCGAACGCGACGCGGCCGAGCGCGCCGACCAGATTCACGAGCGCCTGGTCCGCCAGGCCGCGGCGGGTCGGCGTCAGCCGCTGACCGATCCGGTGCTCAACGGCCGCCGGGACTGGATGGTGCTGAACGGCACCTACCTCGTCGACGACGACCGCGCCGACGAATTCGCCGCGGTGGTCGAGGATCTCGGGAAGCAGTTCCCCGGCATCCGGCTCGAGCTCACCGGGCCGTGGCCGCCGTATTCGTTCGCCGGTGCCGAACGGGAGGTGTGATGACGCGCACCGACAGCGAGCGACGCGTCGCGCTCATCGATCTGCTGGATCGGGTGCTCGCGGGTGGCGTCGTCGTCACCGGCGACATCAGGCTCTCCATCGCGGACGTCGACATGGTCCAGATCTCGCTGCGCGCCCTGATCTCCTCCGTCAGCACCATCTCCGTCAACCCGCTCGCGCCGGTGGCGCGCAGTGCACTGGAACCGACCCCGGATGACTGAATTCGACGGCCTGTCACCGCGTATCGACGCCGATCCCGAATCCGTCGAACGCGGACTCGTCACGCTCGTGCTCACCCTGGTGGAGCTGCTGCGGCAGTTGATGGAGCGCCAGGCGCTGCGCCGCGTGGACGACGGTGACCTGAGCGAGGCGCAGATCGAACGCATCGGCACCACCCTCATGCTGCTCGAGCAGCGCATGGACGAACTGCGCGACCACTTCGGTCTCACACCCGAGGACCTGAACATCGACCTCGGACCCCTGGGGACGCTTTTGCCCGAACAGTGACGGGTGTCCGCTCCCGCCTCCCCAGCTTCATGCGCGAATAGCCGAGCGTTCGCGACAGCTCATCACCAACTATGCGGCGAGCAGGAGGTCTGGATCCTCGGCCACGGGGGTGCCGCCCGCTCGTTCCAGCAGGCGGGCGAGGGCGTCGGCGACGTGGCGGGGCTGCTCGAGGATCACCGAGTGGCCCGCGCCCTCGACCATGACCAGGTCCGAGTACTCGATGGTGGCGGCCATCGCCACGGAGTGCGAGGGCGGCGTCATCAGGTCGGCCGAGCCGCACAGCACCAGCGTCGGGATCTTGGAGAGGACGGCGAGCGCGTCGGTCTGGTCGTAGACCATGAACGCGCTCAGGAAGCTCGCCATCGTCACGATCGACGTCTGATTGTGCATCGCGTTGGCGAGGGTCAGCACCCGAGGGCTGACCTTGCGATCGCCGAACTCGGCGGTGCGGATGAGGGGTGCGAAAACCTTGCAGGCCATGCGCTTCGCGTGCTGCATCATGCTCGGCGCGCGCCGGACGGCGGCCTGGAACAAGGAAATGACCGGGTTGCGCAGGAGGCGGCCGAAGCCCGCGTCGGCGAGCCCGTTGGCGGCGGTCGCGATGAGCGCGACGCCGACGACGCGAGTGCCGATCTCGTGCGGGTACAGGCTGGCGTAGGTCAGCGCGGTCATGCCACCCATCGAATGGCCGACCAGCACGACCGGCCCGGAGGGGGCGACGGCGTCGAGCACATCGCGCAGGTCGTGGCCGAGCTGCTCGAGGTTGTAAGTCTGGCGGGACGCGACGGCGGAGTCGCCGTGGCCACGGTGGTCGTAGCAGACGAGCCGGCCGCCCGGATACTTGCGCATCAGCGCGTCGCGGACGTAGGCCCAAGACGCGGTGCGCAGGCAGTGTCCGTGCAGGAGCACCACGGTGAGCTCCGCGTCTGCCGGGCCGTATTCGCGAAGGGCGAGTTCGACGCCGTCTCGGGTCGAGACCGT from Nocardia bhagyanarayanae includes these protein-coding regions:
- a CDS encoding FAD-dependent monooxygenase — its product is MTTDVVIVGSGPTGLMLACELSLAGVRPIVLERLPEPSVEPKANGLLGQVVRMMDRRGLFERLGGNPAPPQPNSAYFMFAAMDLDLTLLDDSPIYALPVPQHRILAVLAERAAELGAEIRWGHEVLGIEQDDDVAVDVAGPDGNYRLRARYLVGADGAHSVTRKLSGIGFPGVTYDRTTVRSAHVTLPAASLDPETGALQVPGYGAIRPFQPHRTEHGGFSYAPLPGHPPLVSTTEWDQAETHAPMSLDEMRASIHRVLGAEVPLDAPQGRGPHVLRRLTGGNTRVAERFAHGRVFLIGDAAHVYASGGGPGLNVGLQDAVGLGWRLAAEIDGHAPPELLAGYEIERKHAARRMVMNARAQSALIAPGQDVEGLRELFTELLRDRNTVQRLADLIAGADVEYDMGVPDAHPLVGRFAPDMDVRTPRGTFRLAELTRSARPLLLDLTDDASAATSLAAEPSARDRIEMITGTSESAVTAVMIRPDGYVVWASSSRKPAAPELAALHAAAQRWFGVPIPGSAGSHG
- a CDS encoding GlxA family transcriptional regulator — translated: MRSVAVIGYDGAELLDIACVTSTLDGANRLGADPAYSVHLVTPGGRAITCDSGLRLAGERSLERSTGPLDTLVVSGGLGHRRAAANQRLVAHVRRLAAVSRRVSSVCTGASVLAAAGLLDGKRATTHWIAADQLAAAHPAVTVDPDPIYIRDGHIATAAGMTSALDLMLAFIEEDHDAELARHVARGLVTYLQRPGNQAQMSMFTAEPMAEHALVRRVATHIAANLSGDLSTAALAAREGTSARHLTRLFVEHAGVTPGRYVRRARVEAAAHLLASTDAPIAAVAARCGFGSAETLRQSFVRRYGVPPAHYRATAVRNRRAERVSG
- a CDS encoding SRPBCC family protein — translated: MAAKALEEVTRKLGETATGAASRAKKTAESGTPQQQLQDSLRNLTGTIAERALMRVADRVSGTADRLTQVAEGGGGNLLSALTGVEKLAEGKSPMSAAMSAGVEKLKSSATEKFQDVKESLTGGKGKGSGGKKLKLTNIVEHIDVGVPIDLAYDQWTQFADFPKFMKKVEQVEQVSDEKLEWSGKVFWSKRTWSSTIVEQVPFERIVWRSKGHKGYIDGAVTFHELTPDLTRIIVVLEYHPAGFFEKTANLWRAAGRRVRLELKHFQRHVMTESVLHPDDIVGWHGEIRDKKVVKDDETARREEEEEGEDEERDEAGEGEERDEAEEEETDEDEEPDEDEEPDEDEGERDEAEEEEPDEDEDEERDEAEEDEEAEEDERPARRPAARRRTTPAVRRTTSGSRRGTPERRSTARRRQEA
- the gvpJ gene encoding gas vesicle protein GvpJ; this encodes MTIEPAGGGGVAARPNSSGLADVIDTILDKGLVIDAFVRVSLVGIELVTIDARVVVASVDTYLRFAEAVNRLEISDTEPKGLPDLVGEVASGGAKHKTQGALEAAGEKVLNFMDDVEARREKQSRSTKRRED
- a CDS encoding GvpL/GvpF family gas vesicle protein, whose product is MSTEQATEAREKESAGSTAVYVYGIVPADVEPEEQASGVGERGVSVVRHGEIAALVSEISTDRPLGTPADMTAHAELLDGSAAVVPVLPLRFGAVMSTTEAVEKELLEAHEDEFRSALEELEGRAQFVVKGRYVEKTILRELLDENAEAARLRDAIRDKDADATRDARMALGEIINQGIESKRAQDTRRVLDALDELEPLVNERPPTHEQDAVHVAILVEVARQGDLEDALARLADEWEDRVTFSLLGPMAAYDFVMKRAPEGEG
- a CDS encoding gas vesicle protein GvpG; this encodes MGLISAIVTLPLAPVRGVIWLGQVIQDEVERQLNDPATIRRELEAIDEARAAGQLSEEEHAQAQQAVLDRMMRPRGNA
- the gvpO gene encoding gas vesicle protein GvpO, giving the protein MCARRADDETEDGGGRSPCRTAGQAAAVAIAALAELTSKQAEGATSAEPIEEGWLVEVEVLEDRRIPSSADMLALYEVELDSDGNLVAYRRTRRYSRGSTDIGARGTP
- the gvpJ gene encoding gas vesicle protein GvpJ — encoded protein: MTVVNSGSPAPEPYGGGHRSTNLGDILERVLDKGLVIAGDIQVNLLDIELLTIKLRLVVASLETAKAVGIDWWETDPWLNSKARALERQDHDLELENQKLRDRIAELESRKEIGGKPIERAREREEERGRD
- a CDS encoding GvpL/GvpF family gas vesicle protein, with protein sequence MTDADGVWLYAVTSAADLGEDLGDLTGVAGEAVRAVVSGDLAAVVGSVPLAVFGDEPLRRNLEDLTWLEATARAHDAVVSALARRGAAVPLRLAVVFLDDDRVRGMLDERRAAFESALDLIRGRTEWGVKAYGDRAALTAAVAEADLARTERGGAGTAYLLRRRAQLSARETVERDAAERADQIHERLVRQAAAGRRQPLTDPVLNGRRDWMVLNGTYLVDDDRADEFAAVVEDLGKQFPGIRLELTGPWPPYSFAGAEREV
- a CDS encoding gas vesicle protein, whose product is MTRTDSERRVALIDLLDRVLAGGVVVTGDIRLSIADVDMVQISLRALISSVSTISVNPLAPVARSALEPTPDD
- a CDS encoding gas vesicle protein K; translation: MTEFDGLSPRIDADPESVERGLVTLVLTLVELLRQLMERQALRRVDDGDLSEAQIERIGTTLMLLEQRMDELRDHFGLTPEDLNIDLGPLGTLLPEQ
- a CDS encoding alpha/beta fold hydrolase produces the protein MSITSTVATSAGRRATVSTRDGVELALREYGPADAELTVVLLHGHCLRTASWAYVRDALMRKYPGGRLVCYDHRGHGDSAVASRQTYNLEQLGHDLRDVLDAVAPSGPVVLVGHSMGGMTALTYASLYPHEIGTRVVGVALIATAANGLADAGFGRLLRNPVISLFQAAVRRAPSMMQHAKRMACKVFAPLIRTAEFGDRKVSPRVLTLANAMHNQTSIVTMASFLSAFMVYDQTDALAVLSKIPTLVLCGSADLMTPPSHSVAMAATIEYSDLVMVEGAGHSVILEQPRHVADALARLLERAGGTPVAEDPDLLLAA